Proteins co-encoded in one Arachis hypogaea cultivar Tifrunner chromosome 11, arahy.Tifrunner.gnm2.J5K5, whole genome shotgun sequence genomic window:
- the LOC112723431 gene encoding uncharacterized protein — MSGAPRLRSMNVADSEARPVLVPAGNKTGSFGSRKPATKPLRKAEKSRSEVASAKEKKPCELSSAVNPSPSPQSHSASVSSVLRRHEQLLHCNLSLNASCSSDASTDSFHSRASTGRLTRSNSLGVPRKRSVSKPRSVASDGVLESAPDGSQSKKRCAWVTHNTEPWYATFHDEEWGVPVHDDKKLFELLVLSSALSELTWPAILSKRHIFREVFADFDPIAVSKLNEKKLMAPGTAATSLLSELKLRATIENARQISKVIEEFGSFDKYIWSFVNHKPIVSRFRYPRQVPVKTPKADVISKDLVRRGFRSVGPTVVYSFMQVVGLTNDHLISCFRFQECIAAAERKEENAIKDDTQQKETDNVMQADLSIAIDALNFSSEGIV; from the exons ATGTCGGGGGCTCCTAGATTGAGGTCTATGAATGTtgctgattcagaggcaaggccTGTGCTTGTACCAGCTGGGAACAAGACAGGGTCTTTTGGTTCAAGGAAACCAGCTACAAAGCCACTGAGGAAGGCTGAGAAATCCAGGAGCGAGGTTGCTTCGGCGAAGGAGAAGAAACCATGTGAATTGTCCTCAGCTGTGAATCCCTCACCTTCTCCTCAGTCACACTCTGCAAGTGTTTCTTCTGTGCTTCGCAGGCATGAGCAATTGCTGCACTGTAATTTGTCTCTGAATGCTTCATGCTCATCTGATGCATCCACAGACTCGTTCCACAGCCGAGCTTCGACTGGGAGATTGACAAGGTCTAATAGCTTGGGAGTTCCAAGGAAACGGTCTGTGTCAAAGCCTAGAAGTGTTGCCTCTGATGGTGTGTTAGAATCTGCCCCTGATGGTTCACAGTCCAAGAAGAGGTGTGCTTGGGTCACTCATAATACCg AACCATGGTATGCTACTTTCCATGACGAAGAATGGGGTGTTCCAGTACACGACGACAA GAAACTATTTGAGCTTCTTGTTCTTTCCAGTGCTCTGTCTGAGCTCACTTGGCCAGCCATTCTGAGCAAAAGGCACATTTTTAG GGAAGTTTTTGCAGACTTTGATCCCATTGCTGTGTCGAAGTTAAACGAGAAGAAGTTGATGGCGCCAGGAACTGCTGCTACCTCCTTACTTTCAGAGCTTAAATTGCGAGCCACAATTGAGAATGCCCGTCAAATATCAAAG GTCATAGAGGAGTTTGGGTCATTCGACAAGTATATTTGGAGTTTTGTGAACCACAAGCCTATAGTTAGCAGGTTCCGGTATCCACGACAGGTTCCTGTTAAGACACCAAAAGCTGATGTTATTAGCAAAGACCTTGTGAGGAGGGGGTTCCGCAGCGTGGGACCTACCGTCGTATACTCCTTCATGCAGGTTGTGGGGTTAACAAATGACCACCTCATCAGTTGCTTTAGATTTCAGGAGTGTATAGCTGCAGCAGAACGCAAAGAAGAGAATGCCATCAAGGATGATACTCAACAAAAGGAGACTGATAATGTGATGCAAGCTGATCTCTCCATTGCCATTGATGCTTTGAATTTCTCCTCAGAAGGAATTGTGTGA
- the LOC140176286 gene encoding serine/threonine-protein phosphatase 7 long form homolog — protein sequence MIRGFHPLLAALVERWRPETHTFVLPVGEVTVTLEDVAHIFGLPIDGEPYLPLLRDFERIHTYSWGSACLAHLYRALCRASRYDTKEMDDPLNLLFVWAWERMPCIAPVPRHILPPAEIPVAMRWSHSERSTAWLEKTMVTFRHDIDYMQEFEWRPYEGMILPSELHGHLDVCDIVAPLLSFECIEWHPADRVMRQFGFAQSPPVNTKGHSTGPALHGSSRSAAL from the exons ATGATAAGAGGATTTCACCCGTTGTTAGCTGCTCTGGTTGAAAGGTGGAGGCCGGAGACTCACACTTTTGTGTTGCCGGTGGGTGAGGTTACAGTGACATTGGAAGATGTCGCACATATATTTGGCTTACCAATTGATGGAGAGCCT TATCTACCGTTGCTTCGCGATTTCGAGCGGATCCATACTTATAGTTGGGGTTCAGCATGTCTCGCACATCTTTACAGAGCACTATGCCGTGCATCACGATATGATACGAAGGAGATGGATGACCCTCTTAATCTGTTGTTTGTTTGGGCATGGGAGCGAATGCCGTGTATTGCGCCCGTACCGAGACATATCCTTCCACCTGCTGAGATACCAGTTGCCATGAG GTGGAGTCATTCGGAACGGAGCACAGCGTGGTTAGAGAAGACCATGGTGACATTTAGGCATGATATAGATTACATGCAGGAG TTTGAGTGGCGGCCATACGAAGGAATGATCTTACCCAGCGAGTTACATGGACATCTTGATGTGTGTGATATCGTTGCTCCGTTGTTGTCGTTCGAGTGTATCGAATGGCACCCTGCGGACCGAGTGATGCGTCAGTTTGGGTTCGCACAGTCCCCCCCTGTGAATACCAAGGGACATTCCACTGGACCAGCATTGCATGGCTCTTCGCGGAGTGCAGCTTTATGA
- the LOC112723432 gene encoding leucine aminopeptidase 1 isoform X1: MAAIASTLLLSFSTVSSSSLFLTRITSRFSFAAPLPLRSNHTKHMAHTLARATATLGLTHPSNTDSPKISFAAKEVDVTEWNGDILAVGVTEKDLAKDGKSGFENPILKKIDSKLGGLLAEASSEEDFSGKAGQSTVLRITGLGSKRIGLIGLGQSTSTTAAFKTFGEAVAAAAKSAQASNVAVVLASSEGLSKETKLSTAYAIATGTALGIFEDNRYKSESKKSALSSVDIIGLGTGPELEKKLKYAGDVSSGIIFGRELVNSPANVLTPGVLAEEASKIASEYSDVFTAKILNAEQCKELKMGSYLGVAAASENPPHFIHLCYKPPSGTVNVKLALVGKGLTFDSGGYNIKTGPGCSIELMKFDMGGSAAVLGAAKALGQIKPLGVEVHFVVAACENMISGKGMRPGDIVTASNGKTIEVNNTDAEGRLTLADALVYACNQGVEKIVDLATLTGACVVALGPSIAGIFTPSDELAKEVVEASEVSGEKLWRMPLEDSYWESMKSGVADMVNTGGRQGGAITAALFLKQFVDEKVQWMHIDLAGPVWNEKKRSATGFGVATLVEWVLKNASQK; this comes from the exons ATGGCAGCCATTGCCAGCAcactccttctttctttctcaacTGTATCTTCGTCTTCTCTCTTTCTCACCAGAATCACTTCTCGTTTCTCTTTCGCTGCACCGCTTCCTCTGCGTTCCAACCACACCAAGCACATGGCTCACACTCTCGCTCGCGCCACTGCCACTCTCGGCCTTACTCACCCTTCCAACACCGATTCCCCCAAG ATCTCTTTTGCTGCTAAGGAGGTTGATGTCACTGAATGGAACGGAGACATCCTTGCAGTGGGTGTTACTGAGAAAGACTTGGCTAAGGATGGGAAATCGGGATTTGAGAATccgattttgaaaaagattgactCCAAGTTGGGTGGTTTGTTAGCTGAAGCGTCCTCTGAAGAGGATTTCTCAGGCAAAGCTGGCCAATCAACGGTTCTTAGAATTACCGGCCTTGGGTCGAAGAGGATTGGCTTGATTGGGCTTGGACAGTCCACTTCCACTACCGCAGCTTTTAAGACTTTTGGTGAGGCTGTTGCAGCTGCTGCAAAGTCTGCTCAAGCAAGCAATGTCGCCGTTGTTCTCGCCTCTTCTGAAGGACTTTCTAAAGAAACAAAGCTCAGCACTGCTTATGCAATCGCCACTG GGACTGCGCTGGGAATATTTGAGGATAACAGGTACAAGTCGGAATCAAAGAAATCAGCGCTTAGCTCAGTTGACATTATCGGCCTTGGAACTGGACCTGAATTGGAGAAGAAACTTAAGTATGCAGGAGATGTTTCCTCCGGTATAATTTTTGGAAGGGAGCTTGTAAATTCTCCTGCTAATGTGCTCACACCAG GGGTGTTGGCAGAAGAGGCATCAAAGATTGCTTCTGAATATAGTGATGTTTTTACTGCTAAAATATTGAATGCTGAACAATGTAAGGAATTGAAAATGGGATCCTATCTGGGTGTTGCTGCAGCATCAGAAAATCCTCCACATTTTATCCATCTATGTTATAAACCTCCAAGTGGAACTGTCAATGTCAAGTTGGCATTGGTTGGAAAGGGTTTGACTTTTGACAG TGGTGGCTACAACATCAAGACTGGACCTGGCTGTTCAATTGAACTCATGAAATTTGATATGGGTGGTTCAGCTGCCGTTTTGGGTGCAGCGAAAGCTCTTGGTCAAATCAAACCTCTTGGAGTTGAG GTTCATTTTGTAGTTGCAGCTTGTGAGAATATGATTAGTGGAAAAGGTATGAGGCCTGGAGACATTGTCACAGCTTCAAATGGAAAGACTATAGAG GTTAACAACACTGATGCGGAGGGTAGGCTTACCTTGGCAGATGCTCTGGTATATGCTTGTAACCAAGGTGTTGAGAAG ATTGTTGACCTGGCAACTTTAACTGGGGCATGTGTGGTTGCTCTTGGACCCTCAATTGCAG GTATCTTTACACCCAGTGATGAGCTGGCAAAAGAAGTTGTTGAAGCCTCTGAGGTGAGTGGGGAGAAACTATGGAGGATGCCATTAGAAGATAGTTACTGGGAGTCGATGAAATCAGGAGTCGCTGATATGGTTAACACTGGTGGTCGACAAGGCGGTGCTATTACTGCCGCCCTTTTCCTAAAACAG TTTGTTGATGAAAAGGTTCAATGGATGCATATCGACTTGGCCGGTCCGGTATGGAACGAGAAGAAACGTTCAGCAACAGGATTCGGTGTTGCTACTTTAGTAGAATGGGTTTTGAAAAATGCCTCTCAAAAGTGA
- the LOC112723432 gene encoding neutral leucine aminopeptidase, chloroplastic isoform X2, with amino-acid sequence MAHTLARATATLGLTHPSNTDSPKISFAAKEVDVTEWNGDILAVGVTEKDLAKDGKSGFENPILKKIDSKLGGLLAEASSEEDFSGKAGQSTVLRITGLGSKRIGLIGLGQSTSTTAAFKTFGEAVAAAAKSAQASNVAVVLASSEGLSKETKLSTAYAIATGTALGIFEDNRYKSESKKSALSSVDIIGLGTGPELEKKLKYAGDVSSGIIFGRELVNSPANVLTPGVLAEEASKIASEYSDVFTAKILNAEQCKELKMGSYLGVAAASENPPHFIHLCYKPPSGTVNVKLALVGKGLTFDSGGYNIKTGPGCSIELMKFDMGGSAAVLGAAKALGQIKPLGVEVHFVVAACENMISGKGMRPGDIVTASNGKTIEVNNTDAEGRLTLADALVYACNQGVEKIVDLATLTGACVVALGPSIAGIFTPSDELAKEVVEASEVSGEKLWRMPLEDSYWESMKSGVADMVNTGGRQGGAITAALFLKQFVDEKVQWMHIDLAGPVWNEKKRSATGFGVATLVEWVLKNASQK; translated from the exons ATGGCTCACACTCTCGCTCGCGCCACTGCCACTCTCGGCCTTACTCACCCTTCCAACACCGATTCCCCCAAG ATCTCTTTTGCTGCTAAGGAGGTTGATGTCACTGAATGGAACGGAGACATCCTTGCAGTGGGTGTTACTGAGAAAGACTTGGCTAAGGATGGGAAATCGGGATTTGAGAATccgattttgaaaaagattgactCCAAGTTGGGTGGTTTGTTAGCTGAAGCGTCCTCTGAAGAGGATTTCTCAGGCAAAGCTGGCCAATCAACGGTTCTTAGAATTACCGGCCTTGGGTCGAAGAGGATTGGCTTGATTGGGCTTGGACAGTCCACTTCCACTACCGCAGCTTTTAAGACTTTTGGTGAGGCTGTTGCAGCTGCTGCAAAGTCTGCTCAAGCAAGCAATGTCGCCGTTGTTCTCGCCTCTTCTGAAGGACTTTCTAAAGAAACAAAGCTCAGCACTGCTTATGCAATCGCCACTG GGACTGCGCTGGGAATATTTGAGGATAACAGGTACAAGTCGGAATCAAAGAAATCAGCGCTTAGCTCAGTTGACATTATCGGCCTTGGAACTGGACCTGAATTGGAGAAGAAACTTAAGTATGCAGGAGATGTTTCCTCCGGTATAATTTTTGGAAGGGAGCTTGTAAATTCTCCTGCTAATGTGCTCACACCAG GGGTGTTGGCAGAAGAGGCATCAAAGATTGCTTCTGAATATAGTGATGTTTTTACTGCTAAAATATTGAATGCTGAACAATGTAAGGAATTGAAAATGGGATCCTATCTGGGTGTTGCTGCAGCATCAGAAAATCCTCCACATTTTATCCATCTATGTTATAAACCTCCAAGTGGAACTGTCAATGTCAAGTTGGCATTGGTTGGAAAGGGTTTGACTTTTGACAG TGGTGGCTACAACATCAAGACTGGACCTGGCTGTTCAATTGAACTCATGAAATTTGATATGGGTGGTTCAGCTGCCGTTTTGGGTGCAGCGAAAGCTCTTGGTCAAATCAAACCTCTTGGAGTTGAG GTTCATTTTGTAGTTGCAGCTTGTGAGAATATGATTAGTGGAAAAGGTATGAGGCCTGGAGACATTGTCACAGCTTCAAATGGAAAGACTATAGAG GTTAACAACACTGATGCGGAGGGTAGGCTTACCTTGGCAGATGCTCTGGTATATGCTTGTAACCAAGGTGTTGAGAAG ATTGTTGACCTGGCAACTTTAACTGGGGCATGTGTGGTTGCTCTTGGACCCTCAATTGCAG GTATCTTTACACCCAGTGATGAGCTGGCAAAAGAAGTTGTTGAAGCCTCTGAGGTGAGTGGGGAGAAACTATGGAGGATGCCATTAGAAGATAGTTACTGGGAGTCGATGAAATCAGGAGTCGCTGATATGGTTAACACTGGTGGTCGACAAGGCGGTGCTATTACTGCCGCCCTTTTCCTAAAACAG TTTGTTGATGAAAAGGTTCAATGGATGCATATCGACTTGGCCGGTCCGGTATGGAACGAGAAGAAACGTTCAGCAACAGGATTCGGTGTTGCTACTTTAGTAGAATGGGTTTTGAAAAATGCCTCTCAAAAGTGA
- the LOC112723433 gene encoding uncharacterized protein, with amino-acid sequence MSVSLTVMTFNLHDDQAEDSPNSWEKRRDLCISVITSYSPIILCTQQGVKTQLDFLQQGLPGYDQFGISRKGPQDTTDEHCTIFYDKEKVELLEGGTFWLSESPSVPGSMSWGSEVPCIATWATFQLKGVEPPGFSFQIVNTNMDQFSPRARRRSALLTWQHIASLPPSLPVVYCGGFNTQKESTTGRFLLGRSREHGVVGDMRDAWPSARVRKNVSLIRTYHGFKGDKQGALEFLKLILRALCLCWDRQTQDLHIDWILFRGRSLIPVSCEVVNDNIDGYYPSSHFPIFAEFMLPRTVRMLESPVQEDN; translated from the exons atgaGTGTTTCTTTGACTGTGATGACCTTCAATCTGCATGATGATCAAGCAGAAGATAGTCCCAATTCGTGGGAGAAGAGGAGGGACTTATGTATTAGTGTAATCACAAGTTACTCTCCCATCATCCTTTGTACCCAGCAAG GAGTGAAGACACAATTGGACTTTCTTCAACAGGGTTTGCCAG gtTATGATCAGTTTGGGATATCTCGGAAGGGGCCCCAAGACACTACAGATGAACATTGTACCATCTTCTATGATAAGGAAAAG GTAGAGCTTCTGGAAGGTGGAACATTTTGGTTGTCTGAGTCTCCATCTGTACCTGGAAGCATGTCATGGGGTTCTGAAGTTCCTTGCATTGCAACATGGGCT ACATTTCAACTTAAAGGAGTTGAGCCACCAGGATTCTCATTTCAGATAGTAAATACAAACATGGATCAGTTCAGTCCTCGTGCCCGTCGGCGAAGTGCCTTACTCACATGGCAGCACATTGCATCCTTACCACCTAGTCTCCCAGTTGTGTACTGTGGAGGATTTAATACACAAAAAGAATCAACTACCGGACGCTTTCTTCTTGGAAGATCTAG AGAGCATGGTGTAGTTGGGGATATGAGGGACGCATGGCCTAGCGCCCGTGTAAGGAAAAATGTTTCTCTAATCCGCACTTATCATGGATTCAAGG GTGACAAACAGGGAGCACTTGAATTCCTCAAGTTAATATTAAGAGCACTCTGCCTCTGCTGGGATCGCCAGACGCAGGATCTTCACATTGATTGGATCCTTTTCAGAGGTAGATCTCTGATTCCTGTTTCATGTGAGGTGGTGAATGATAATATTGATGGGTACTATCCATCTTCTCATTTTCCCATATTTGCTGAGTTCATGCTTCCTCGCACCGTAAGGATGCTAGAATCGCCTGTACAAGAGGATAACTAA
- the LOC140176287 gene encoding transmembrane 9 superfamily member 10-like, protein MARGTLLPQLCISLCTFVLLFAYHASCFYLFDVAPQDFHKGDPLMVKVKELTSTKTHLPYSYYSLPYCHPDQVVDSAETLGEVIQGELIQNSPYLFRMREPQKCKIVCRIVLDTKTAKEFKEKIEDDICEHISFAAKEVDVTEWNGDILAVGVTEKDLAKDGKSGFENPILKKIDSKLGGLLAEASLKRISQAKLANQRFLELPALGRRGLA, encoded by the exons ATGGCAAGAGGAACTCTCCTTCCTCAACTATGCATCTCACTCTGCACTTTTGTTCTGCTCTTTGCTTACCATGCTTCATGTTTTTACCTCTTTGATGTTGCACCTCAAGACTTCCACAAG GGTGATCCATTGATGGTGAAAGTGAAGGAACTGACTTCCACAAAAACACATCTTCCGTACTCTTACTACTCACTGCCTTATTGTCATCCAGATCAGGTTGTTGACTCTGCAGAGACACTTGGGGAAGTTATTCAGGGTGAACTCATTCAAAACTCTCCCTATCTG TTTAGGATGAGAGAACCACAGAAATGCAAGATTGTGTGTCGTATAGTTCTCGACACGAAAACAGCCAAAGAATTCAAGGAAAAGATAGAGGATGATATCTGTGAACAT ATCTCTTTTGCTGCTAAGGAGGTTGATGTCACTGAATGGAACGGAGACATCCTTGCAGTGGGTGTTACTGAGAAAGACTTGGCTAAGGATGGGAAATCGGGATTTGAGAATccgattttgaaaaagattgactCCAAGTTGGGTGGTTTGTTAGCTGAAGCGTCTCTGAAGAGGATTTCTCAGGCAAAGCTGGCCAATCAACGGTTCTTAGAATTACCGGCCTTGGGTCGAAGAGGATTGGCTTGA
- the LOC112723434 gene encoding LOW QUALITY PROTEIN: leucine aminopeptidase 2, chloroplastic (The sequence of the model RefSeq protein was modified relative to this genomic sequence to represent the inferred CDS: inserted 3 bases in 3 codons; deleted 2 bases in 1 codon; substituted 1 base at 1 genomic stop codon), protein MSPLFSPLLKDFLKKQSSALLMQSPLVCNMDTPALGVWTGLDLGEEAXYAGDXSSGIILEGACKSPANVTSGVLAEEASKIALNIGCFTAKXLNAEQCKELKMGSYLXCADQKIPTFIHLCYKPQQFILFLALTYIFLHLCVISGGYNIKTGPGCSIELMKFDMGGSAAVLGAAKALGQIKPLGVEVHFVVAACENMISGKGMRPGDIVTASNGKTIEVNNTDAEGRLTLADALVYACNQGVEKIVDLATLTGACVVALGPSIAGIFTPSDELAKEVVEASEVSGEKLWRMPLEDSYWESMKSGVADMVNTGGRQGGAITAALFLKQFVDEKVQWMHIDLAGPVWNEKKRSATGFGVATLVEWVLKNASQK, encoded by the exons ATGTCGCCGTTGTTCTCGCCTCTTCTGAAGGACTTTCTAAAGAAACAAAGCTCAGCACTGCTTATGCAATCGCCACTGGTATGCAATATGGATACCCCGGCCCTTGGT GTCTGGACCGGGCTGGATCTGGGAGAAGAAGCTTAGTATGCAGGAG GTTCCTCCGGTATAATTTTGGAGGGAGCTTGTAAATCTCCTGCTAAT GTTACCTCAGGGGTGTTGGCAGAAGAGGCATCAAAGATTGCTCTGAATATAGGATGTTTTACTGCTA AATTGAATGCTGAACAATGTAAGGAATTGAAAATGGGATCCTATC TGTGTGCAGATCAGAAAATCCCCACATTTATCCATCTATGTTATAAACCCCAA CAGTTTATACTTTTCCTTGCTCTTACATACATATTTCTTCATCTGTGTGTTATTAGTGGTGGCTACAACATCAAGACTGGACCTGGCTGTTCAATTGAACTCATGAAATTTGATATGGGTGGTTCAGCTGCCGTTTTGGGTGCAGCGAAAGCTCTTGGTCAAATCAAACCTCTTGGAGTTGAG GTTCATTTTGTAGTTGCAGCTTGTGAGAATATGATTAGTGGAAAAGGTATGAGGCCTGGAGACATTGTCACAGCTTCAAATGGAAAGACTATAGAG GTTAACAACACTGATGCGGAGGGTAGGCTTACCTTGGCAGATGCTCTGGTATATGCTTGTAACCAAGGTGTTGAGAAG ATTGTTGACCTGGCAACTTTAACTGGGGCATGTGTGGTTGCTCTTGGACCCTCAATTGCAG GTATCTTTACACCCAGTGATGAGCTGGCAAAAGAAGTTGTTGAAGCCTCTGAGGTGAGTGGGGAGAAACTATGGAGGATGCCATTAGAAGATAGTTACTGGGAGTCGATGAAATCAGGAGTCGCTGATATGGTTAACACTGGTGGTCGACAAGGCGGTGCTATTACTGCCGCCCTTTTCCTAAAACAG TTTGTTGATGAAAAGGTTCAATGGATGCATATCGACTTGGCCGGTCCGGTATGGAACGAGAAGAAACGTTCAGCAACAGGATTCGGTGTTGCTACTTTAGTAGAATGGGTTTTGAAAAATGCCTCTCAAAAGTGA
- the LOC112723437 gene encoding transmembrane 9 superfamily member 10: MARGTLLPQLCISLCTFVLLFAYHASCFYLFDVAPQDFHKGDPLMVKVKELTSTKTHLPYSYYSLPYCHPDQVVDSAETLGEVLQGELIQNSPYLFMMREPQKCKIVCRIVLDTKTAKEFKEKIEDEYLVNMILDNLPLVRGISFPDESSILYRHGFHIGFKGWYAGSKEEKYFIRNHLTFVVKYHEDPIKNLSKIVGFEVKPFSVKHEYHGIWTHLTTCGEPNTYESPQEVKDRNEIIFTYDVEFEASDLKREFHSDMYLPKVGDWFWTVKSLTIVLFLSGMVAMIMLRTIYRDISKYNQLQTQEEAQEETGWKVVHGDVFRPPSNSDLLCVYVGTGVQLFGTVLVTVVLAALGILSPSNGRRLIRLMLFHWILMGPVAGYTSVRLYKKFDGTEWKRITLSTALMFPATAFALFFLLNALVWFQGSSRAMPLGTMLLLVFLLFGISVPLAFIGGYAGFRKPAMEDPVRTRKIARQIPEQPWYKNQVLSILIGGFLPFAAVFIEFFFILVSIWYFEFHHIYSFLSIMFAILIVTCAEVSIVQCYFQLRSEDYHWWWRSYLTSASSALYLFLYAVYFLFFKTEITKPASLVLYFGYMLLLSYAFSVLTGAIGFCTCFSFTRLIYSSVKFD; the protein is encoded by the exons ATGGCAAGAGGAACTCTCCTTCCTCAACTATGCATCTCACTCTGCACTTTTGTTCTGCTCTTTGCTTACCATGCTTCATGTTTTTACCTCTTTGATGTTGCACCTCAAGACTTCCACAAG GGTGATCCATTGATGGTGAAAGTGAAGGAACTGACTTCCACAAAAACACATCTTCCATACTCTTACTACTCACTGCCTTATTGTCATCCAGATCAGGTTGTTGACTCTGCAGAGACACTTGGGGAAGTTCTTCAGGGTGAACTCATTCAAAACTCTCCCTATCTG TTTATGATGAGAGAACCACAGAAATGCAAGATTGTGTGTCGTATAGTTCTCGACACGAAAACAGCGAAAGAATTCAAGGAAAAGATAGAGGACGAGTATCTTGTGAACAT GATTTTGGACAATCTTCCCTTGGTTAGAGGAATATCATTTCCCGATGAATCTTCCATTCTGTATAGGCACGGCTTCCACATTGGTTTTAAAGGATGGTATGCCGGA AGCAAGGAGGAGAAGTATTTTATCCGGAACCACTTAACTTTTGTAGTGAAGTATCATGAAGATCCAATAAAGAACTTGTCAAAGATTGTAGGCTTCGAGGTCAAACCTTTCAG TGTGAAGCATGAATATCATGGAATATGGACTCACTTAACCACCTGTGGTGAACCAAATACATATGAATCACCTCAAGAGGTTAAAGACAGGAATGAAATCATTTTTACATATGATGTTGAGTTTGAG GCCAGTGATCTGAAACGGGAATTTCACTCGGATATGTATCTTCCAAAGGTTGGTGACTGGTTTTGGACTGTTAAGTCCTTGACAATTGTACTATTCCTATCTGGCATGGTGGCCATGATAATGCTGCGGACAATTTACCGCGACATCTCAAAGTACAATCAGTTACAGACACAAGAAGAAGCACAGGAAGAGACAGGGTGGAAAGTAGTCCATGGTGATGTGTTTAGGCCTCCATCAAACTCAGACTTACTCTGTGTATATGTTGGAACAGGAGTTCAGTTATTCGGAACAGTTCTTGTCACAGTGGTCTTGGCTGCTCTTGGAATTCTATCTCCCTCAAACGGAAGGAGATTGATCAGATTAATGCTGTTCCACTGGATACTTATGGGGCCAGTAGCTGGATACACTTCGGTGCGCCTCTATAAGAAGTTCGACGGGACAGAATGGAAAAGAATCACTCTCAGCACAGCTTTGATGTTTCCAGCTACTGCATTTGCTTTATTCTTTTTGCTGAATGCTCTTGTTTGGTTCCAAGGATCTTCCAGGGCCATGCCATTGGGAACAATGTTGCTTCTTGTTTTCTTATTGTTTGGAATCTCAGTGCCACTTGCCTTCATTGGTGGCTATGCTGGTTTTAGAAAGCCGGCGATGGAGGATCCTGTAAGGACACGCAAGATAGCTAGGCAGATACCGGAGCAGCCTTGGTACAAGAACCAAGTCCTCTCTATTCTCATTGGAGGCTTTCTCCCATTCGCTGCAGTCTTTATCGAGTTTTTCTTCATTCTTGTATCAATCTGGTATTTTGAGTTTCATCACATATACAGCTTCTTGTCCATCATGTTTGCGATCCTCATTGTTACTTGTGCTGAGGTCTCCATCGTCCAATGCTACTTCCAGCTGCGTAGCGAAGACTACCACTGGTGGTGGAGATCATACCTGACTTCAGCTTCCTCTGCACTCTACCTTTTCCTATATGCTGTTTATTTCTTGTTCTTCAAGACTGAAATCACAAAACCAGCATCTCTAGTCTTGTATTTTGGGTACATGCTGCTGCTTTCATATGCTTTCTCTGTGTTGACCGGCGCTATCGGTTTCTGCACATGCTTCAGCTTCACAAGGCTCATCTATTCATCAGTTAAATTTGACTAA